A genomic segment from Euleptes europaea isolate rEulEur1 chromosome 17, rEulEur1.hap1, whole genome shotgun sequence encodes:
- the INSM1 gene encoding insulinoma-associated protein 1, which produces MPRGFLVKRSRRPTPISYRARCCCPPAGGGEPESPPPPPPLLGPGPPPPPGPPFGPPQGPNAAAAPAPAPPAALHSPARAVSEERRGQLGSPVSAESFPAPEPLLLGPGGELQLWAAAAAAAAPPGPPPGPPPPPAPARSPACKRAQGRKGKAARRLLFEDEVTTSPVLGLRIKEGPEPGPAPQPPPPPPSGPGPGPVAARLGEFICQLCKERYADPLGLAQHKCSRIVRVEYRCPECDKLFSCPANLASHRRWHKPRPTPGPAKPKDPPAKAPGGGGGGSGSERDTPSPGEAAEELSCPRCAKRFRRHSALRKHLPLHAPPEAPDEAAALAGEGHPCPVCGEPFPSKSGQERHLRLLHAAQAFPCKYCPATFYSSPGLTRHINKCHPSENRQVILLQVPVRPAC; this is translated from the coding sequence ATGCCCCGCGGCTTCCTGGTGAAGAGGAGCCGCCGGCCCACGCCCATCTCGTACCGCGCGCGCTGCTGCTGCCCGCCGGCGGGCGGAGGGGAGCCggagtcgccgccgccgccgccgccgctgctggggcCGGGACCACCGCCGCCCCCCGGGCCGCCCTTCGGCCCGCCCCAGGGGCCcaacgccgccgccgcccccgcccccgcccccccggcggCCCTGCACAGCCCGGCGCGGGCGGTGAGCGAGGAGCGCCGCGGGCAGCTGGGCTCGCCCGTGTCGGCCGAGTCCTTCCCGGCGCCCGAGCCGCTGCTGCTGGGGCCGGGCGGAGAACTGCAGCtctgggccgccgccgccgccgccgccgcccccccggggCCTCCCCCGGggcctccgccgccgcccgccccggCGCGCAGCCCGGCCTGCAAGCGGGCGCAGGGGCGGAAGGGCAAGGCGGCGCGCCGGCTGCTCTTCGAGGATGAGGTGACCACGTCGCCCGTGCTGGGGCTGCGCATCAAGGAGGGGCCCGAGCCCGGCCCGGccccccagccgcccccgcccccgccgtcGGGTCCGGGCCCGGGGCCGGTggcggcgcggctgggcgagTTCATCTGCCAGCTGTGCAAGGAGCGCTACGCCGACCCGCTGGGGCTGGCGCAGCACAAGTGCTCGCGCATCGTGCGCGTCGAGTACCGCTGCCCCGAGTGCGACAAGCTCTTCAGCTGCCCCGCCAACCTGGCCTCGCACCGCCGCTGGCACAAGCCCCGCCCGACCCCCGGCCCCGCCAAGCCCAAGGACCCGCCCGCCAAggccccgggcggcggcggcggcggcagcggcagcgAGCGGGACACGCCCAGCCCGGGCGAGGCGGCCGAGGAGCTCTCCTGCCCGCGCTGCGCCAAGCGCTTCCGCCGCCACAGCGCCCTGCGCAAGCACCTGCCCCTCCACGCGCCCCCGGAGGCCCCCGACGAGGCGGCGGCGCTGGCGGGCGAGGGCCACCCGTGCCCCGTGTGCGGCGAGCCCTTCCCCAGCAAGAGCGGCCAGGAGCGCCACCTGCGCCTGCTGCACGCCGCCCAGGCCTTCCCCTGCAAGTACTGCCCGGCCACCTTCTACAGCTCGCCGGGCCTCACCCGCCACATCAACAAGTGCCACCCCTCGGAGAACCGGCAGGTCATCCTGCTCCAGGTGCCCGTCCGCCCCGCCTGCTAG